Proteins from a single region of Pseudomonas quebecensis:
- a CDS encoding YbfB/YjiJ family MFS transporter encodes MLDTHLPSHSPSWLAIFAGLCASLVSIGLARFAYTPLIPSLIQAHWFSANDVVYLGAANLVGYLVGALIGRPLARHTSNTTALRGMMVAVTLAFFACGFPLSVVWFFIWRLLSGIAGGAIMVLVAATVLPHVPAARRGVASGAIFLGIGLGIAGSGTLVPPLLSLGLQQTWFGLGLLALGLTAASWFAWPTGTLYEAPAQSATAVPTPPGVYLLFAQYAFMAAGLVPAMVFLVDYVARGLGAGAHIGAMIWVMYGLGSIVGPVTYGFLADKLGARVSIRLVLAVQAIAVGLLAVSSSFTALAVLAVILGSFPPGIVPLALARVHELIPTHHQQQVAWSRATVSFATFQAVAGFAYSALFNASGGQHAVLFTIAAGAIVIALLLELGMLLLNRKPPDAVPTHTLIVAGNFK; translated from the coding sequence ATGCTCGACACTCACCTTCCCTCCCACAGCCCTTCATGGCTGGCGATTTTCGCCGGCCTGTGTGCCAGCCTGGTCAGTATCGGCCTCGCGCGGTTTGCCTACACGCCGCTGATTCCGTCGCTGATCCAGGCGCACTGGTTCAGCGCCAATGACGTGGTGTACCTCGGTGCGGCCAATCTTGTGGGTTACCTGGTCGGCGCGCTGATCGGGCGGCCCCTCGCCCGGCACACCTCGAACACGACGGCGCTGCGCGGCATGATGGTGGCGGTGACCCTGGCGTTCTTTGCCTGCGGCTTCCCGCTGTCGGTGGTGTGGTTCTTCATCTGGCGCCTGCTGTCGGGGATCGCCGGTGGCGCAATCATGGTGCTGGTGGCGGCGACCGTGTTGCCCCATGTTCCGGCCGCGCGTCGAGGCGTGGCCAGTGGTGCGATTTTCCTCGGTATCGGGCTGGGCATCGCCGGTTCCGGCACCCTGGTGCCGCCCCTGTTGAGCCTGGGCTTGCAACAGACCTGGTTCGGCCTGGGCCTGCTGGCGCTGGGGCTGACCGCCGCCAGCTGGTTTGCCTGGCCCACAGGCACGCTGTACGAAGCCCCGGCGCAATCGGCCACGGCGGTGCCAACGCCGCCGGGGGTGTACCTGTTGTTTGCTCAATACGCTTTTATGGCCGCGGGCCTGGTACCGGCCATGGTCTTTCTGGTGGATTACGTCGCCCGAGGGCTGGGCGCCGGGGCCCATATAGGTGCGATGATCTGGGTGATGTACGGCCTGGGCTCGATTGTGGGACCGGTCACGTACGGTTTCCTGGCCGACAAGCTCGGTGCTCGGGTGAGTATCCGCCTGGTGCTGGCAGTGCAGGCGATTGCCGTCGGCTTGCTGGCCGTCTCCAGTTCGTTCACGGCGCTGGCCGTACTGGCCGTGATCCTCGGCTCATTCCCGCCGGGTATCGTGCCGCTGGCGCTGGCGCGGGTTCACGAACTGATCCCCACTCATCACCAACAACAGGTAGCGTGGAGCCGTGCTACGGTGTCCTTCGCGACGTTCCAGGCGGTCGCGGGGTTTGCCTATTCCGCGCTGTTCAACGCCAGCGGCGGTCAACATGCAGTGCTGTTCACGATCGCCGCCGGCGCCATTGTGATCGCGTTGCTGCTGGAACTAGGCATGCTCCTGCTGAACCGCAAACCGCCTGATGCGGTCCCAACCCATACGCTCATCGTTGCAGGTAACTTCAAATGA
- a CDS encoding histidine phosphatase family protein translates to MRATRLTLICHAVTPLQKQGRFADDESVAMDWQGAALSLAARYKPGARLLSGPEARTRQTARLFGAHAEIDEALRDIDLGQWRGRDIRTLDPAALDRWRADSASSPHGGESVDQLCARVALCLKSLECQPGHSVAITHPFVIRAAMLCVMQFPAAMFYRIDVEPLSAVELRFNQVWRLRLETHA, encoded by the coding sequence ATGCGGGCCACCCGTTTGACCCTGATCTGCCATGCCGTCACGCCCCTGCAAAAGCAGGGGCGTTTTGCCGATGACGAATCGGTAGCGATGGACTGGCAGGGCGCCGCGCTGTCACTGGCCGCTCGTTACAAGCCAGGCGCGCGGCTGCTGAGCGGGCCGGAGGCGCGGACCCGGCAAACGGCGCGGTTGTTCGGCGCCCATGCCGAGATCGACGAGGCGCTGCGCGACATTGACCTGGGCCAATGGCGGGGGCGCGATATCCGCACACTCGACCCTGCCGCGCTGGACCGCTGGCGTGCCGACAGCGCCAGTTCGCCCCACGGTGGCGAGTCGGTCGATCAGCTCTGCGCCCGTGTCGCGTTGTGTCTGAAGTCTCTTGAGTGCCAGCCGGGCCATAGCGTGGCGATCACTCATCCTTTTGTGATCCGTGCGGCGATGCTGTGCGTCATGCAGTTTCCGGCGGCGATGTTCTACCGCATAGACGTGGAGCCGCTGTCCGCCGTCGAGTTGCGCTTCAACCAGGTGTGGCGCCTGCGCCTGGAAACTCACGCTTGA
- a CDS encoding monovalent cation:proton antiporter-2 (CPA2) family protein — translation MPHEGNLLQAAVVFLLAAVLTVPLAKRLQLGAVLGYLFAGVIIGPSVLGLIGNPQSVAQFSELGVVLLLFIIGLELSPKRLWVMRKAVFGVGLAQVLLTGLVMGVVALWLFGQPWNSAIVLGLGLALSSTAFGLQSLAERKELNQPHGRLAFAILLFQDIAAIPLIAMVPLLAGSDHPTTEAQGLQHVLQILGSIAVVIIGGRYLLRPVFRIVAKTGLREVSTATALLVVIGTAWLMELAGVSMALGAFLAGLLLADSEYRHELEAQIEPFKGLLLGLFFISVGMGANLGLLLSSPLIVIGLTLLLIGLKLPLLYAVGRLVGDLNRESALRLGVVLAAGGEFAFVVFKIGRDQGLFEPHLYDVLVLTITLSMAVTPLLLLVCPKLFRPKIKPVEVPEEYRAIESDAPRVVIAGMGRMGQIVARILRAQNISFIALDTSVETIELTRSFGGMPVFYGDPQRPEILHAAKVDQAEFFVIAMDDPEINIKTAELVRNLYPHMKIIARARNRQHVHRLVDLDASPVRETFYSSLEMSRRALVGLGLSQAQADARITRFKNHDQQVLAAQHAVYDDAAKVMQTAQEARAELARLFEMDRLEEESDKV, via the coding sequence ATCGGCCCGTCGGTGCTGGGCCTGATCGGCAATCCGCAAAGCGTGGCGCAGTTTTCGGAACTGGGGGTGGTGCTGCTGCTGTTTATCATCGGTCTGGAACTGTCGCCCAAGCGGTTATGGGTGATGCGCAAGGCGGTGTTCGGCGTAGGCCTGGCTCAGGTACTGTTGACCGGCCTGGTGATGGGCGTGGTGGCACTGTGGCTATTTGGCCAGCCGTGGAACAGCGCAATCGTGCTGGGCCTGGGCCTGGCGCTGTCGTCCACGGCGTTCGGCCTGCAGAGCCTGGCCGAACGCAAGGAGCTGAACCAGCCCCACGGTCGTCTGGCTTTCGCGATCCTGCTGTTCCAGGACATCGCCGCGATCCCTCTGATCGCCATGGTGCCGCTGCTGGCCGGCAGCGATCACCCCACTACCGAAGCTCAGGGCCTGCAGCATGTGTTGCAGATCCTGGGCAGCATCGCCGTGGTAATCATCGGCGGACGCTATCTGCTGCGGCCGGTGTTTCGCATCGTCGCCAAGACCGGCTTGCGCGAAGTGTCCACCGCCACCGCGCTGCTGGTGGTGATCGGCACCGCGTGGCTGATGGAGCTGGCGGGCGTGTCGATGGCCCTCGGCGCGTTCCTCGCCGGCCTGCTGCTGGCGGACTCGGAATACCGCCACGAACTGGAAGCGCAGATCGAACCGTTCAAGGGCCTGCTGCTGGGGCTGTTCTTTATCAGCGTGGGCATGGGCGCCAACCTCGGCCTGCTGCTCAGTTCGCCGTTGATCGTGATCGGGCTGACCCTGCTGTTGATCGGTCTGAAATTGCCGCTGCTTTACGCAGTCGGTCGGCTGGTGGGCGATCTCAATCGCGAAAGCGCCCTGCGCCTGGGCGTAGTGCTGGCGGCCGGCGGTGAGTTCGCGTTCGTGGTGTTCAAGATCGGCCGCGACCAAGGCCTGTTCGAGCCGCACCTCTACGATGTGCTGGTGCTGACCATCACCTTGTCCATGGCCGTCACGCCGCTCTTGTTACTGGTGTGCCCGAAGCTGTTCAGGCCCAAGATCAAACCGGTGGAAGTGCCCGAAGAGTACCGGGCCATCGAAAGCGACGCGCCGCGCGTGGTGATCGCCGGCATGGGCCGCATGGGCCAGATCGTGGCCCGTATTCTGCGTGCGCAGAACATCTCCTTTATTGCCCTCGATACTTCGGTGGAAACCATCGAGCTGACCCGCAGCTTCGGCGGCATGCCGGTGTTTTACGGCGACCCGCAGCGCCCGGAAATCCTGCACGCGGCCAAGGTGGATCAGGCCGAATTCTTCGTGATCGCCATGGATGACCCGGAGATCAACATCAAGACCGCCGAGCTGGTACGCAACCTCTACCCGCACATGAAGATCATCGCCCGCGCCCGAAACCGTCAGCACGTCCATCGCCTGGTGGACCTGGACGCCTCGCCGGTGCGCGAGACCTTCTACTCCAGCCTGGAAATGAGCCGCCGCGCCCTGGTCGGCCTGGGGCTCAGCCAGGCTCAGGCCGATGCACGCATCACGCGCTTCAAGAACCACGACCAGCAAGTGCTCGCCGCCCAACACGCGGTGTACGACGACGCCGCCAAAGTGATGCAGACCGCCCAGGAAGCTCGGGCGGAGCTGGCGCGGTTGTTTGAGATGGACCGACTTGAGGAAGAGTCCGACAAGGTGTGA
- a CDS encoding alginate export family protein, translating to MIRCTGWSLAVLWPLLVGGVHADEQPTRPSIKANRWQEDWSVLKDPALRTQPLDNLKYLPLSSANPFTYLSLGATLRERFEMNDASGFGVKNVDRDRYLIQRLQVHADLHLNEHWRVFTQLEDVRAYDKTTVGGADQNRVDLRLAFAEYVNTFDSGTLKARAGRQDFAFDLQRFISSRDGPNVRQSFDALWADWETSDWRFIGIASQPVQYQDGRHFDDKSNSDARFHMLRVERLVGGKNELSAYYGVYERSAAHYLDADGDEARHLFDARLGGAAMGFDWDIEAMLQSGSVGSKDIRAWAGGSRTGYTFDSLAWKPRIGLQLDIASGDRKTGDGTVGTFNPLFPNGYYFSLAGYTGYSNLIHVKPSITVKPIDKLSVQTAVGLLWRQTTSDAVYTQPNLPVAGTAGQGERWTGAYGQLRTDYVFTPNLTGAVEAVHYAVGRTLRDAGGDDSNYLGVELKFSW from the coding sequence ATGATTCGTTGCACAGGCTGGAGCCTGGCCGTGCTGTGGCCGCTGCTCGTAGGCGGCGTCCACGCCGACGAGCAGCCGACGCGCCCGTCCATCAAGGCCAATCGCTGGCAGGAAGACTGGTCGGTACTCAAGGACCCGGCGCTGCGCACGCAGCCGCTGGACAACCTCAAGTACCTGCCGTTGTCCAGCGCCAACCCGTTCACCTATCTGTCGTTGGGAGCGACCTTGCGCGAGCGCTTCGAAATGAACGACGCCAGTGGCTTCGGTGTGAAGAACGTGGACCGTGATCGTTACCTGATCCAGCGCTTGCAGGTCCACGCCGACCTGCACCTGAACGAGCACTGGCGGGTGTTCACCCAGCTTGAGGACGTGCGCGCCTACGACAAGACCACGGTCGGCGGCGCCGACCAGAACCGTGTCGATCTGCGTCTGGCGTTCGCCGAGTACGTCAACACCTTCGACAGCGGCACGCTCAAGGCCCGCGCGGGGCGCCAGGATTTCGCCTTCGACCTGCAGCGCTTTATCTCATCGCGCGACGGGCCGAATGTGCGTCAGTCATTCGATGCGTTGTGGGCCGACTGGGAGACGTCTGACTGGCGCTTTATCGGGATCGCCAGCCAACCGGTGCAGTATCAGGACGGCCGGCATTTCGACGACAAGTCCAACAGTGACGCGCGCTTCCATATGCTGAGGGTCGAGCGCCTGGTGGGCGGCAAGAACGAGTTGTCGGCCTACTACGGCGTGTATGAACGCAGCGCCGCGCACTATCTGGATGCAGACGGCGACGAGGCCCGCCACCTGTTCGACGCACGTCTGGGCGGCGCGGCCATGGGTTTTGACTGGGACATCGAAGCGATGCTGCAAAGCGGCTCGGTGGGCAGCAAGGACATTCGCGCCTGGGCCGGCGGCAGTCGCACCGGCTACACCTTCGACAGCCTGGCCTGGAAACCGCGCATCGGCCTGCAACTGGACATCGCCTCGGGCGACCGCAAAACCGGGGACGGCACAGTCGGCACGTTCAATCCGCTGTTCCCCAACGGCTACTACTTTTCCCTGGCCGGCTATACGGGCTACAGCAACCTGATTCACGTCAAACCGTCGATCACCGTCAAGCCCATCGACAAGCTCAGCGTGCAGACCGCCGTCGGTCTGCTGTGGCGCCAGACCACCAGCGACGCGGTGTACACGCAACCGAATCTGCCGGTCGCCGGCACCGCAGGCCAGGGTGAACGCTGGACCGGTGCCTATGGTCAGCTACGTACCGACTATGTGTTTACACCGAACCTCACCGGCGCCGTTGAAGCAGTGCATTACGCCGTGGGCCGTACCTTGCGCGATGCCGGCGGCGATGACAGCAATTACCTGGGGGTGGAACTCAAGTTCAGCTGGTGA
- a CDS encoding alpha/beta hydrolase, with protein MFKWFALTLTLVAGAAHADTALHTDLPLAYLEQARSESRNQPLVIFLHGFGSDEQDLFGIKDALPSTWTYLSARAPMPVAPSGYRWFTKTPGDGEYDGEPADLQRSAGLIKDFVSQATTKYHTRSDRVFLVGFSQGAIMTYEVALRDPQLVRGIAALSGSVLPALKAELKPDPRLNQLAIFIGHGTLDQALPYASATRANEVLSGLGLEPTFHGYPGMPHTISEAEVQDIKVWLEDSLK; from the coding sequence ATGTTCAAATGGTTCGCTCTGACGCTGACACTGGTGGCGGGTGCCGCGCATGCCGACACTGCGTTGCACACTGATTTGCCGCTGGCCTACCTGGAGCAGGCCCGGAGCGAGTCGCGTAACCAGCCGCTGGTGATCTTCCTGCATGGGTTCGGCAGCGACGAGCAAGACTTGTTCGGCATCAAGGACGCGCTGCCGTCGACCTGGACCTACCTGTCCGCACGCGCCCCGATGCCGGTGGCGCCCAGCGGTTACCGCTGGTTCACCAAGACCCCGGGGGATGGCGAATACGACGGCGAGCCCGCCGACCTGCAGCGCAGTGCCGGGTTGATCAAAGACTTTGTGAGCCAAGCCACCACCAAATACCACACCCGCAGTGACCGGGTGTTCCTGGTCGGGTTCAGCCAGGGCGCGATCATGACGTACGAAGTAGCGTTGCGTGACCCGCAACTCGTACGGGGCATCGCGGCGTTGAGCGGCAGTGTTTTGCCGGCGCTCAAGGCCGAGCTGAAACCGGATCCGCGCTTGAATCAGCTGGCGATCTTTATCGGCCACGGCACCCTGGATCAGGCGCTGCCGTACGCATCGGCGACGCGGGCGAACGAGGTGTTGAGCGGGTTGGGGCTTGAACCGACGTTTCATGGCTATCCGGGGATGCCGCATACCATCAGCGAAGCAGAAGTGCAGGACATTAAGGTTTGGTTGGAAGACAGCCTGAAGTAA
- a CDS encoding VOC family protein, translated as MVNRAIRVSLAVTLLAGAVMGTAVAATPSVAVAPQYDTSHVYVAPADVDRFAQSFLATFGGKSTPQVVVNVLPVPSSTTSQLLQTPAGTVSLFGFTTPIPHPFGQERNGYLVKDMDVALKAARENGAAVIVSDFPDPIGRDAVVQWPGGVNMQLYWHTKTPDYAAFQTVPENRVYLSADRADAFIKAFLGFSHGKILADNQQAPGVDVGQGNGTYRRVDIESSFGRMAVLVTNGQLPYPFGHETTGYQVADLNATLGKATGSGAKVLVPTFDSKGRRSALVEFPGGYVAEIHQLNAAQ; from the coding sequence ATGGTTAACAGAGCAATCAGGGTAAGCCTGGCAGTGACGCTGCTGGCCGGCGCGGTGATGGGCACTGCAGTCGCGGCGACACCGAGCGTAGCGGTGGCCCCGCAGTACGACACCAGCCACGTGTATGTCGCTCCGGCGGATGTCGACCGGTTTGCCCAGAGTTTCCTCGCTACCTTTGGCGGCAAAAGTACACCCCAGGTGGTGGTCAACGTGTTGCCGGTGCCGAGCAGCACCACCTCGCAATTGCTGCAGACGCCGGCCGGCACCGTGTCGCTGTTCGGCTTTACCACGCCGATCCCGCACCCGTTCGGCCAGGAACGTAACGGCTATCTGGTCAAGGATATGGACGTGGCGCTCAAGGCCGCCCGCGAAAATGGCGCGGCGGTGATCGTCAGCGACTTCCCCGACCCCATCGGGCGCGATGCGGTGGTGCAATGGCCGGGCGGCGTGAACATGCAGCTCTACTGGCACACCAAGACCCCGGACTACGCCGCGTTCCAGACCGTGCCGGAAAACCGCGTGTACCTGTCAGCCGACCGCGCCGATGCGTTTATCAAAGCCTTCCTGGGGTTTTCCCACGGCAAAATCCTGGCCGACAACCAACAGGCACCCGGCGTGGACGTAGGGCAAGGCAATGGCACCTACCGTCGCGTGGACATCGAGTCTTCGTTCGGCCGCATGGCCGTGCTGGTCACCAACGGTCAACTGCCCTACCCCTTCGGCCATGAAACCACCGGTTACCAGGTCGCCGACCTGAACGCCACCCTGGGCAAGGCCACCGGCTCAGGGGCCAAAGTGCTGGTGCCGACGTTCGACAGCAAGGGCCGTCGCAGTGCATTGGTTGAATTCCCCGGCGGTTACGTCGCCGAGATCCACCAACTCAACGCGGCCCAATGA
- the cobF gene encoding precorrin-6A synthase (deacetylating) encodes MKRILIIGIGAGNPDYITMQAVKALNRTDVFFLMDKGQSKDKLIDLRREICQTYITKPGYRFVEADCPERVRGDIDYTTAVQDLNRDKQATFERMINEEMADGEVGAFLAWGDPALYDSTIRILQAILASGRCVFEFEVIPGITSVQALAAQHKVALNRIGKSVEITTGRRLAAGQASDADTLVVMLDAEDSYRSVADQDLEIYWGAYLGTPDEILISGKVAEVADDIQRVRKAARQANGWIMDTYLLRKP; translated from the coding sequence ATGAAACGCATCCTGATCATCGGCATTGGCGCCGGCAACCCTGACTACATCACGATGCAGGCCGTGAAGGCGCTGAACCGCACCGACGTGTTTTTCCTGATGGATAAGGGCCAAAGCAAAGACAAGTTGATCGACCTGCGCCGCGAGATCTGCCAGACCTACATCACCAAGCCCGGCTACCGCTTTGTCGAGGCCGATTGCCCCGAGCGCGTGCGCGGCGATATCGACTACACCACCGCCGTGCAAGACCTCAACCGCGACAAGCAAGCCACCTTCGAACGCATGATCAACGAGGAAATGGCTGACGGCGAAGTCGGTGCGTTCCTGGCCTGGGGCGACCCGGCGTTGTACGACAGCACCATTCGCATCCTGCAGGCGATCCTGGCCAGTGGCCGTTGCGTGTTTGAATTCGAAGTGATCCCCGGCATCACCAGCGTGCAGGCCCTGGCGGCCCAGCATAAGGTCGCGTTGAATCGCATCGGCAAGTCTGTCGAGATCACCACCGGGCGCCGTCTGGCGGCAGGGCAGGCCAGCGACGCCGATACCCTGGTGGTGATGCTGGATGCTGAAGATTCCTACCGCAGCGTGGCCGATCAAGACCTGGAGATCTACTGGGGCGCTTATTTGGGCACGCCGGATGAAATACTGATCAGCGGCAAGGTCGCCGAAGTCGCGGACGATATCCAGCGCGTACGCAAGGCGGCGCGCCAGGCCAATGGCTGGATCATGGATACTTATTTGCTGCGCAAACCCTGA
- a CDS encoding NAD(P)-dependent alcohol dehydrogenase produces MAKTYSYAARDSKDSLKPFTFERRTPGADDVQIDILYCGVCHSDLHTARNEWNNTLYPSVPGHEIVGRVTAVGANVKKFKVGDLAGVGCMVDSCQHCASCAEGEEQYCENGFTGTYNGPVFGGENTYGGYSDNIVVKEKFVLRISHDDSNLAAVAPLLCAGITTYSPLHHWKVGPGKKVGVVGLGGLGHMAVKIAHAMGAHVTLFTTSPNKREDGLRLGADQVVVSKNPDEMAKVANSLDFILNTVAAPHDLDAFLNLLKRDGTMTLVGAPDSPHPSPTVFNLIFKRRSLAGSLIGGIQETQDMLDFCARHGIVSDVEMIDIQGINEAYERMLKGDVKYRFVIDMDSLKKESHAA; encoded by the coding sequence ATGGCCAAGACTTACAGCTACGCCGCTCGGGACTCCAAGGACTCGCTCAAGCCCTTTACCTTCGAGCGCCGCACCCCAGGGGCGGATGACGTACAAATCGACATTCTCTATTGCGGCGTCTGCCACTCCGATTTGCATACCGCGCGCAACGAGTGGAACAACACCCTTTATCCATCGGTGCCGGGGCACGAAATCGTCGGCCGCGTAACGGCGGTGGGCGCCAATGTGAAGAAATTCAAGGTCGGCGACCTGGCCGGCGTCGGTTGCATGGTCGACAGTTGCCAGCACTGCGCGTCATGTGCCGAAGGCGAAGAGCAGTACTGCGAGAACGGCTTTACCGGCACCTACAACGGCCCGGTGTTCGGCGGTGAAAACACCTACGGCGGGTACTCGGACAACATCGTAGTCAAGGAGAAGTTCGTGCTGCGCATCTCCCACGATGACAGCAACCTGGCCGCGGTGGCGCCGCTGCTGTGCGCCGGCATCACCACCTATTCGCCGCTGCATCACTGGAAGGTCGGGCCGGGCAAGAAAGTCGGCGTAGTCGGCCTTGGCGGCCTGGGCCATATGGCGGTGAAAATCGCCCATGCCATGGGCGCCCATGTGACCTTGTTCACCACCTCGCCCAACAAGCGCGAAGACGGCCTGCGCCTGGGCGCCGACCAGGTCGTGGTGTCGAAGAACCCGGATGAAATGGCCAAGGTTGCCAACAGCCTGGATTTCATCCTCAACACGGTCGCCGCGCCCCACGACCTGGATGCGTTTCTCAACCTGCTCAAGCGCGACGGCACCATGACCCTGGTCGGCGCCCCCGACAGCCCGCACCCATCGCCCACGGTATTCAACCTGATCTTCAAGCGCCGCAGCCTGGCCGGTTCGCTGATCGGCGGCATCCAGGAGACCCAGGATATGCTGGACTTCTGCGCCAGACACGGGATCGTCTCGGACGTGGAAATGATCGACATCCAGGGCATCAATGAAGCCTACGAGCGCATGCTCAAGGGCGACGTGAAGTACCGCTTCGTGATCGATATGGACAGCTTGAAGAAAGAAAGCCACGCGGCCTGA
- a CDS encoding alpha/beta fold hydrolase — protein MSTFVAKDGTQIYFKDWGSGKPVLFSHGWPLDADMWEYQMEYLSSRGFRTIAFDRRGFGRSDQPWTGNDYDTFADDIAQLIEHLDLKDVTLVGFSMGGGDVARYIARHGSARVAGLVLLGAVTPIFGQQSDYPQGVPLDVFAGFKAELLKDRAQFISDFNTPFYGLNKGQNVSAGVQTQTLQIALLASLKATVDCVTAFSETDFRPDMAKIDVPTLVIHGDGDQIVPFETTGKVAAEMIKGAELKVYKDAPHGFAATHTQQLNEDLLAFLNR, from the coding sequence ATGAGCACATTCGTTGCCAAAGACGGTACCCAGATCTACTTCAAGGATTGGGGCAGCGGCAAGCCCGTGCTGTTCAGCCACGGCTGGCCGCTGGACGCCGACATGTGGGAATACCAGATGGAGTACCTCAGCAGCCGCGGCTTTCGCACCATCGCCTTCGACCGTCGCGGGTTTGGCCGTTCGGACCAGCCGTGGACCGGCAACGACTACGACACCTTTGCCGACGACATCGCGCAGTTGATCGAGCACCTGGACCTCAAGGACGTGACCCTGGTGGGTTTCTCCATGGGTGGCGGAGACGTCGCGCGCTACATCGCACGCCACGGCAGCGCACGGGTGGCCGGCCTGGTGTTGCTGGGCGCCGTGACGCCGATCTTCGGCCAGCAATCCGATTACCCGCAGGGCGTACCGCTCGACGTGTTCGCTGGTTTCAAAGCCGAACTGCTCAAGGATCGCGCGCAATTCATCAGCGATTTCAATACGCCGTTCTATGGCCTCAACAAGGGCCAGAACGTATCCGCAGGCGTGCAGACCCAGACCTTGCAAATCGCCCTGCTGGCCTCCCTCAAGGCAACGGTCGACTGCGTCACCGCGTTCTCCGAAACCGACTTCCGCCCGGACATGGCCAAGATCGATGTACCGACCCTGGTGATCCACGGCGACGGCGACCAGATCGTGCCGTTCGAAACCACCGGCAAGGTGGCGGCCGAGATGATCAAGGGCGCTGAACTGAAGGTGTACAAGGATGCACCTCACGGCTTCGCGGCCACCCACACCCAGCAGTTGAACGAAGACCTGCTGGCCTTCCTGAATCGCTGA
- a CDS encoding DoxX family protein: MNESKCQDLGLLFLRGSGALFLLWVHGLPKLLDYSGQLKLIEDPFHLGGQFTLLLAIFAEVLCPLLIIAGVLVRLACLPILAVLLIAMVVVHPEWTLFEGQFGWLLLIIFSSVLIAGPGRLVLSRRFS, translated from the coding sequence ATGAACGAATCAAAATGTCAGGATTTGGGGCTGTTGTTTTTGCGCGGCAGCGGGGCGCTGTTCCTGCTGTGGGTGCATGGTTTGCCCAAACTGCTCGACTACAGCGGGCAATTGAAGCTGATCGAAGACCCGTTCCACCTGGGGGGCCAGTTCACTTTGCTGCTGGCGATTTTTGCCGAGGTGCTGTGCCCGCTGCTGATCATTGCCGGCGTGCTGGTGCGCCTGGCGTGCCTGCCGATCCTGGCGGTGCTGTTGATCGCCATGGTGGTGGTGCATCCGGAGTGGACGTTGTTTGAGGGGCAGTTCGGTTGGCTGCTGCTGATCATTTTTTCCAGCGTGCTGATCGCAGGGCCTGGGCGCTTGGTGCTGAGCCGGCGTTTTTCTTGA
- a CDS encoding LysR family transcriptional regulator produces the protein MNWDDARVFLAVCRESTLRAAARVLGVDQATVGRRVNALEKSLGATLFLRTSQGYALTAVGEAALHSVEKMERSALELERQIQGLDDRLTGTVRVSTTDSLAIDFLIPAIARLHDRHPDVRVQLDASTQLLSLAKRETDIAVRNTRPDNPDLIARRIARWPVGLFASQAYIDRHGSPQPGGLFEGHDLVVYQPYLHSQKDMTLVCEPLGRGRIVASLSSSLLVRRSIAAGIGIGEIPILTGERDGLVRLWPERTRPLPYDVWLVTHADLRHTARVRAVIDEIVVGFAGTGD, from the coding sequence ATGAATTGGGATGATGCACGCGTGTTCCTCGCGGTCTGCCGTGAGTCGACCCTTCGCGCAGCCGCGCGGGTACTGGGTGTCGACCAGGCCACCGTGGGGCGCCGGGTCAATGCCCTGGAAAAATCCCTGGGTGCAACCCTGTTCCTGCGCACCTCGCAAGGCTATGCCCTGACCGCCGTTGGCGAGGCCGCCTTGCACTCGGTGGAAAAAATGGAGCGCTCGGCCCTGGAGCTGGAGCGTCAGATCCAGGGCCTGGATGATCGCCTGACCGGCACCGTGCGGGTCAGCACCACCGACTCCCTGGCGATCGATTTCCTGATCCCGGCGATTGCGCGGCTGCACGACCGGCACCCGGATGTGCGCGTGCAGCTGGACGCGTCTACCCAGCTCCTGAGCCTGGCCAAACGTGAAACCGATATCGCCGTGCGCAACACGCGTCCGGACAACCCCGACCTGATCGCTCGTCGCATTGCACGCTGGCCGGTGGGGCTGTTTGCTTCCCAGGCTTATATCGATCGTCATGGCTCGCCGCAGCCGGGCGGCCTGTTTGAAGGGCATGACCTGGTGGTGTATCAACCGTACCTGCACAGCCAGAAAGACATGACCCTGGTCTGCGAACCCCTGGGCCGTGGGCGCATCGTCGCGTCCCTGAGTTCCAGCCTGTTGGTACGTCGCTCCATCGCCGCCGGGATCGGCATCGGCGAGATCCCCATCCTCACCGGCGAGCGCGACGGGCTGGTGCGGTTGTGGCCGGAGCGCACCCGGCCGCTGCCCTACGATGTCTGGCTGGTGACCCACGCCGACCTGCGTCACACCGCGCGCGTGCGGGCGGTGATCGATGAAATTGTCGTGGGGTTTGCGGGAACGGGAGACTAG